In Flavobacteriales bacterium, the DNA window TCACTCGAAGCACGTGCTATGACCGTCATATTTTTATTCAGTTCACGGGCCGAAAGAACCACAAAAAGGTTCTCGGCATCAGAAGGCAATGTGGTGATCAGGGCACTCGCCTTTTCAACGCCCGCTTGCTCTAATACACCATCTCGTGTACTGTCACCATGAATAACTGCAATACCTTCGGTTTTGAGACGCTCGACCCGCTCTTCATCGCGCTCGATCACCACAAAATCCTTTCCGTAAGCTCGTAGCTTTTTTATGGCTTGTCGGCCATTTCGGCCATAACCACACACGACGACATGATCTTTCAACTTGTTCACTTTCTTTCGAACTTGACGGTCAATGAGTGCTTTGCGCAGATCGCCATTCAGCAGGCTTTGACTAAGCACGGTGACGGCATAAGCAAAAGTACCAAAACTGGTGATGATTAAGGATATCGTGAAAATCCTACCTCCTTGGGACAACGTCTTTACCTCGGCAAAACCCACAGTAGAAACAGTAATGATCGTCATGTAGAGCGCATCGACAAAGGAGAATTTCTCGATCGCCATAAAGCCCACAACGCCGATGATCACTCCCCCGAATAAAAAAGCAAGGGTAATGCGTATGCGCGAATAAAAAGACTGAGTATTCAAGGTCTAAATTATAGATCGAACACAGATACTTTACGCTGCAAAAGATAATCTTTTGTGCGCATCATAAAGGCAAGTGTTAGATACAAAATAACAGGAGAGCCGAATGTGGCAAAAGAAGTGTAGATAAAAAACAAGCGAACTAAATCTGCTCGAACACCTATACGCTGCCCCAGACGGCTCGACACTTCAAAGCCGTTTTTTTCAAAAAAGGAACGTATTCTCTCGATCATGTTTCAACGATTTAGCACTCGTTTTCCTACTTGGCAAATTAAGCATTTTTTTGGCCGGCAATAATGCACGAACTGATGCTGCGCCGCTTGCCCATCCAAAGCGGATTCAACAGGAATTCCACGAGCAACAAACGATTGTACTATGCGATTGTTCTCGGCACTTAGAGACTGAGCCCAATTCAATGCTTTTTCAATGAAGCTCTGGTCGCCCCGCCACCTGCCGTAGTAAAACAATAAAGGAACAATTGCATTAAGCAGAACCACTCTCGACTTTGCTAGCCCAAAGCCTTTCCCTATGGCTCTGTTACACAAGCTAATCCACTCGTTAGGGTCATTCATTTTCAATAAACGATGAACCAGGTCCGGATATGAGTAAAGGAGTCGGGCGAGTTGTTCCATTCTCTTATTCGGGTGATTGGGCGGACGAATTCCACCGAATTTCCATAATCTCGCGTCGATAGGCTCCAAGTGATGCTTGAGTCGAAGTACATGGTAGTGAGCAAAGAGGTCCACATAGTCTTTTCTGACACTTCCCTTTGAGCACCATCCAGATTGACCGATCAACAGGGCCAAAATCGATCTGTACTCGTGCGCCTCGCGCCGAATTATTCGAAGTGGAGTTCTAAGTGCCACCTGCTCAAAAGGCTCTGAATTCTCCTTTAATCCGAAAGAACGACAAAGAACTTGGTAAAAGGTCTCCTCCCAATGATGCTGATTGTTGAGCAGTCTTAATTTCCATTCTTGGCTTCGCTCTTCCAAACGCGTGACCATCATTCTCTCCCAGTGCGCCTTCCAAAACAGCTCGTCAAAGTCTCCGAGGAATGGTTCGCAAGGGATCCAGTACATATCGGCCCTAAGTTCTTTCCAGCGATCGAAGACCTTTCGATGCACGCGACCGCAAAGCTCTAGGGTAGGTATACGCTCTCCATTATTGTTCGTTACGGGTCGGTCGTCTTTCCAAACAACATGTAGTAAAACGGGATCGTAATTGGTATCATTCTGATGTCCATGGGCGAACCAATCACTACTATTTACGTGAATCTCTATTGGCCCAACCCATTCCAGGTTTCCCAGCTTTATGTGGGCCATGCGGAAATCAGGACCTGCCGCAGTATGGTCTTGGCCGGGGTCGATCACCTCGAGCTGCTGGCCTTGAGTGGTCAGTAGCTCCCGTTGATTATACCTTCTGTACTTCCAAATGAAATGAAGAAAAAGCTCTTCCAAATGACGGTCGATAGTCGCCGCACTTCGAACCGATCGTAATGTAGGTCATCGGCAATAAATGGCCATGCTCAGGGCCAACTTTTTTGCCTCTTCACGTGCCTTTGAAGCAAAATCATCACCGGACCCCGCGTAAAGGATTCCCCGGGAACTGTTGATCAAAAGTCCGATATCTTTATTAGCGCCGTGTTCGACTACTTCTTCAAGCGAACCTCCTTGTGCGCCAACCCCGGGCACCAATAGAAAATGATCAGGAACAATGG includes these proteins:
- a CDS encoding PspC domain-containing protein; protein product: MIERIRSFFEKNGFEVSSRLGQRIGVRADLVRLFFIYTSFATFGSPVILYLTLAFMMRTKDYLLQRKVSVFDL
- a CDS encoding potassium channel protein, whose amino-acid sequence is MAIEKFSFVDALYMTIITVSTVGFAEVKTLSQGGRIFTISLIITSFGTFAYAVTVLSQSLLNGDLRKALIDRQVRKKVNKLKDHVVVCGYGRNGRQAIKKLRAYGKDFVVIERDEERVERLKTEGIAVIHGDSTRDGVLEQAGVEKASALITTLPSDAENLFVVLSARELNKNMTVIARASSENSERKFKAAGANNVIMPDKVGGAHMASLVVTPDVVEFLDHISVEGSAAINLEEVPVDEIPEQYQMKSLIELGIRNVTGCNVIGFKTPEGEYVINPDANTKLVPNSKLFVLGVPEQINKLNNLFKLDKNEYS
- a CDS encoding DUF2851 family protein — its product is MEELFLHFIWKYRRYNQRELLTTQGQQLEVIDPGQDHTAAGPDFRMAHIKLGNLEWVGPIEIHVNSSDWFAHGHQNDTNYDPVLLHVVWKDDRPVTNNNGERIPTLELCGRVHRKVFDRWKELRADMYWIPCEPFLGDFDELFWKAHWERMMVTRLEERSQEWKLRLLNNQHHWEETFYQVLCRSFGLKENSEPFEQVALRTPLRIIRREAHEYRSILALLIGQSGWCSKGSVRKDYVDLFAHYHVLRLKHHLEPIDARLWKFGGIRPPNHPNKRMEQLARLLYSYPDLVHRLLKMNDPNEWISLCNRAIGKGFGLAKSRVVLLNAIVPLLFYYGRWRGDQSFIEKALNWAQSLSAENNRIVQSFVARGIPVESALDGQAAQHQFVHYCRPKKCLICQVGKRVLNR